The Longimicrobium sp. sequence GCGGGGTCGAGTGCTTGTGCTTGTGTGCGTGCGCGGCGGTGTGCTCGTGCGCGGGCGCAGGAGGCGGCTCGCGCGCGGGCGTGCTCGCGAGCGTCCCATCCTCGCGGAGCCGCAAGCCAATGGGGCGCTCCCAAGCCGCGTCCGGGCTTACAGGGCTGGAGTGCGCGGTCGCGAGGTGCATCCAGAGGAAGCCCGCCTCACCGATCGGAGTGCCCAGCAGCACCAGGAGGTACGCCAGCAGCAGCGGGAGGCGAGCAAGGCGCAGATCGCGCGGCGGCCGGCGGGAGCGCGCGGGCACTTACGGGATCGGCTTGGGGCGGTCGCCGGGGACGAACATCATCGTTTTGCGGCTCGCCGCCGTGCCTGCCTGCACCACGTTCACCTGGTCGTGGTAGAGCGAGAACTGGAGCGTGCTCAGGACGCGTGCGCCGCGCAGGCCGCCCGGCATCGGGCCGCGAAGGCACGCCCACACCACGCCACCCTGCGGACGGCTGCCGCACCAGCGCAGCGGCACGCGCGTCCCGTCCGGATTCCACAGCGCGAACGATGAGGCCACGTAGCGCGCAGTCGGGTCCTCGGCCGCGCGCGAGGGCGGATTTGGATGGCCCGCGACACCCCGCGCGAGGTCGTCCGCAAAGACGCGCACGTTCACCGTCACCGCGCGCTCGGCGGGGAGGTGCGTGACCACGGCGAGGGTGGTGTGGATGGGGTGCGCGGCGGGGCGGGCGGCGCCCAGCAGCGCCACCGCGCAGAGCGCCGCCAGGGCGCGTCCCCGCCGCATCCACCGAAGCGGCATCTTACCAGGGGCTCCGCTCGAAGGCCCACACCGTCGCGAACACGGCCACCACGCCGGAGACCAGCACCACACGCATCCGCTGCGGCGAGAACGAGCCCGGCTGCCGCGCCAGCGCGAATCCGCGGTCCAGCAGCGCGAAGCCGGCCGCGGCGATCGCGAGCACCACGAGCTGCCCCGCCTCGATCCCCAGGTTGAAGCCCAGCAGCGGCACGGCGATGTGGTCCACGAAGAGCTCGCGCAGGTAGTTGGCGAACCCCGCCCCGTGCACCAGCCCGAATACGCCGGCGAAAACCGGGCGGTAGCGGTTGGCCCAGGGTGCGCGCTCCCGGTTGGCCACCACGATGTTCTCGATCGCGGTGGCGACAATGGTCACCGGGATCAGGAACTCGATCAGGTTGGTGGGCAGGTTCAGCGCGCCCGTGACGGCCAGCGCCAGCGTGATCGAGTGGCCCACGGTGAAGGCGGAGATCACCCACAGCAGCTGCCGCCAGTCACGCCGGTGGTACACGGCGGCCAAGACCAGCAGGAAGAGGATGTGGTCCATCGCCGCCAGATCGGTGATGTGGCGGAATCCCAGGCGAAAGAAGACCAGGAGCTCGGACATCGCCCGTTTACCCTCCGATGGAGTCGAGGACGGCGCGCGCCGTGGCGGGGTGGCGCGGGTGGAAGCCGGGGTGGATCTCCAGCGCCTGCTTCAGGTAGCGGCTCGCGGCGGCGTCGTTCCCCAGCGCGCGCTCGATCATCCCGGCGTGGAAGAGGAGCGATGCGTCGCGCGTGCCCATGCGCAGCGCGCCGGCCATGGCGCGGCGCGCTTCCGGGAAGCGGCCCTGGCGGTACAGCGCCCACGCGAGCAAGTCGTAGCCGTACACGTCGCGGCGGGTGCGCAGGTCGGCGGCGGCCGAGGCGGCGATGGGCGCGGGGTCGCCGCCGT is a genomic window containing:
- a CDS encoding DUF6702 family protein; amino-acid sequence: MPLRWMRRGRALAALCAVALLGAARPAAHPIHTTLAVVTHLPAERAVTVNVRVFADDLARGVAGHPNPPSRAAEDPTARYVASSFALWNPDGTRVPLRWCGSRPQGGVVWACLRGPMPGGLRGARVLSTLQFSLYHDQVNVVQAGTAASRKTMMFVPGDRPKPIP
- a CDS encoding HupE/UreJ family protein translates to MSELLVFFRLGFRHITDLAAMDHILFLLVLAAVYHRRDWRQLLWVISAFTVGHSITLALAVTGALNLPTNLIEFLIPVTIVATAIENIVVANRERAPWANRYRPVFAGVFGLVHGAGFANYLRELFVDHIAVPLLGFNLGIEAGQLVVLAIAAAGFALLDRGFALARQPGSFSPQRMRVVLVSGVVAVFATVWAFERSPW